A window from bacterium encodes these proteins:
- a CDS encoding aminopeptidase: protein MTDPRIEKLTRVLVHYSLGLQRGQLVRIRGSALASAHILAAYREALRAGAHPTVRVAIDGLEETYYRTATDDQLRYVSELDRHEVETLDAELSFLGAYNTRALTRVDPGRMRMRREATRELSRRFMERAASGALRWCLTQAPTHADAQEAEMSLAEYEDFVYTAGHLDEADPVAAWERVAREQDAVCDRLGRTRTLRIVGPDTDLTVSVAGRRWISAAGTHNFPDGEVFTGPVEDATRGTVRFSFPAIYGGREVTDVRIVFEGGRVVSATAAKGEEFLKAMLDVDAGARVLGEFAFGLNYDIQQFTRNILFDEKIGGTLHMAFGAAYPETGGKNNSGLHWDMILDLRDTGAEVHADGEVVYRNGRFLT, encoded by the coding sequence ATGACGGATCCACGGATCGAGAAGCTCACCCGCGTGCTCGTGCACTACTCGCTCGGTCTCCAGCGCGGACAGTTGGTGCGGATTCGGGGGTCGGCGCTCGCCTCCGCCCACATCCTGGCGGCGTACCGGGAGGCGCTGCGGGCCGGCGCGCACCCGACGGTGCGCGTCGCCATCGACGGGCTCGAGGAGACCTACTACCGTACCGCGACCGACGACCAGCTTCGCTACGTCTCGGAGTTGGACCGGCACGAGGTCGAGACGCTCGATGCGGAACTGTCGTTTCTCGGCGCCTACAACACCCGCGCGCTCACGCGCGTAGATCCCGGCCGGATGCGGATGCGCCGCGAGGCGACGCGCGAGCTGAGCCGCCGCTTCATGGAGCGCGCCGCGAGCGGGGCGCTGCGGTGGTGCCTGACGCAGGCGCCGACCCACGCGGACGCCCAAGAGGCCGAGATGTCGCTGGCCGAGTACGAGGACTTCGTCTATACTGCGGGGCACCTCGACGAAGCGGATCCCGTGGCGGCGTGGGAGCGGGTCGCGCGCGAGCAGGACGCGGTGTGCGACCGGCTCGGCCGGACCCGGACCCTGCGCATCGTCGGCCCCGACACCGATCTGACCGTGTCCGTCGCCGGGCGGCGCTGGATCAGCGCGGCCGGCACGCACAACTTTCCCGACGGCGAGGTGTTCACGGGGCCGGTCGAGGACGCGACCCGCGGCACCGTCCGCTTCTCGTTCCCCGCGATCTACGGCGGGCGGGAGGTGACCGACGTGCGGATCGTGTTCGAGGGGGGTCGCGTCGTGTCCGCGACCGCCGCGAAGGGGGAGGAGTTCCTCAAGGCGATGCTCGACGTGGATGCCGGCGCGCGGGTGCTCGGCGAGTTCGCGTTCGGGCTGAACTACGACATCCAGCAGTTCACGCGCAACATTCTCTTCGACGAGAAGATCGGGGGCACGCTGCACATGGCGTTCGGGGCGGCATACCCGGAGACCGGCGGCAAGAACAACTCCGGCCTCCACTGGGACATGATTCTCGATCTCCGGGACACCGGTGCGGAAGTGCACGCAGACGGCGAGGTGGTCTACCGGAACGGGCGATTCCTGACGTAG
- a CDS encoding DEAD/DEAH box helicase has translation MEALGWTQPTPIQSQVIPVMIGGRDVVGQAQTGSGKTGAYGIPLVERLDPVKRTLQGLVLVPTRELALQVAGDVRALGRARGLKVVALYGGQAIDRQFAELRRHPHIAVATPGRLLDHMQRGTVTIGQAEIVVLDEADRMLDMGFLPDVTRILGRTPKTRQTALFSATMPGEIRTIATQQMRDPVWVAIESQARTVETVEQFYVEVAEEDKVKALRRLLRDEPIHSGLVFRRTRHRADRLARAFARDGEVGVIHGGMREGARLKALRDFEEKRVRLLIATNVAARGLDLAEVSHVINYDIPEDVDTYIHRIGRTARAGRAGTAITFVGQYDLELFDQLRRGIGASLRPHPLNIYETSRGAR, from the coding sequence GTGGAGGCATTGGGCTGGACGCAGCCCACACCGATCCAGTCGCAAGTCATCCCGGTGATGATCGGCGGACGGGACGTCGTCGGTCAGGCGCAGACCGGTTCCGGCAAGACCGGTGCGTACGGCATTCCCCTCGTCGAGCGGCTCGACCCGGTCAAACGGACGCTGCAGGGGCTCGTCCTCGTGCCCACGCGCGAACTGGCGCTGCAGGTGGCGGGGGACGTGCGCGCGCTCGGCCGAGCGCGCGGCCTCAAGGTCGTCGCGCTGTACGGCGGGCAGGCGATCGACCGCCAGTTCGCGGAACTGCGGCGTCACCCGCACATCGCCGTCGCGACCCCCGGGCGTCTGCTCGACCACATGCAGCGCGGGACGGTGACGATCGGGCAGGCGGAGATCGTCGTGCTCGACGAAGCCGATCGCATGCTGGACATGGGGTTCCTCCCGGACGTCACGCGCATCCTGGGGCGGACGCCGAAAACTCGGCAGACCGCGCTGTTCTCCGCGACGATGCCCGGAGAGATTCGCACGATCGCGACGCAGCAGATGCGCGATCCCGTGTGGGTCGCGATCGAATCCCAGGCGCGGACGGTCGAAACCGTCGAGCAGTTCTACGTGGAGGTCGCCGAGGAAGACAAGGTCAAAGCGCTACGGCGGCTCCTTCGGGACGAGCCGATTCACTCGGGGTTGGTCTTCCGGCGCACGCGGCATCGGGCCGACCGGCTGGCGCGGGCGTTCGCCCGGGACGGCGAGGTCGGCGTCATCCACGGGGGCATGCGGGAAGGCGCGCGGCTCAAGGCGCTGCGTGACTTCGAGGAGAAGCGCGTCCGGCTCTTGATCGCCACGAACGTCGCCGCGCGGGGACTCGATCTCGCCGAGGTCTCCCACGTGATCAACTACGACATCCCCGAGGACGTCGACACCTACATCCACCGGATTGGGCGCACGGCGCGCGCCGGCCGGGCGGGGACGGCGATCACGTTCGTGGGGCAGTACGATCTCGAATTGTTCGATCAGCTGCGACGCGGCATTGGGGCCTCGCTCCGGCCGCACCCGCTCAACATCTACGAGACGTCGCGCGGCGCCCGGTAG
- a CDS encoding nitroreductase family protein codes for MEFRDVLRRRRMIRTFDPRPVPDDVLQDLLRVAQRAPSAGHTQPLEVVVVRDPEIRAGLAAASWSRGARPDAGRVTVVFCGDLMREAERYGARGAHKYLYVDVAYAALLFMLAATDRGLATAFIGDFHEEHIQAVLGLPPRIVPVGMVIAGYGDEPAPSRRVWREFEEVVHYERYSPAYDWAARRLPPRDS; via the coding sequence ATGGAGTTCAGGGACGTGCTCCGCAGGCGACGCATGATCCGAACGTTCGACCCCCGGCCGGTGCCCGACGACGTCCTGCAAGATCTGCTGCGCGTGGCGCAGCGCGCGCCGAGCGCGGGGCACACGCAGCCGCTCGAAGTCGTCGTGGTGCGCGATCCAGAGATTCGCGCGGGGCTGGCCGCCGCATCCTGGAGCCGGGGGGCCCGCCCGGACGCGGGCCGCGTGACCGTGGTCTTCTGCGGTGACCTGATGCGCGAAGCCGAGCGATACGGTGCCCGCGGCGCGCACAAGTACCTGTACGTGGACGTCGCGTACGCGGCGCTGCTCTTCATGCTGGCGGCGACCGACCGCGGGCTGGCTACGGCGTTCATCGGCGACTTCCACGAGGAGCACATCCAGGCCGTCCTCGGCCTCCCTCCCCGCATTGTCCCCGTCGGCATGGTGATCGCCGGCTACGGGGACGAACCCGCGCCGAGCCGGCGCGTCTGGCGGGAGTTCGAAGAGGTCGTCCACTACGAGCGCTACTCGCCGGCGTACGATTGGGCAGCGCGGCGGCTCCCGCCTCGGGACTCCTGA
- a CDS encoding MGMT family protein, with amino-acid sequence MPYPIDPDERITRPAHRAQRIKRRLDAAPSSRGRTAGFRERVWEILRCVPRGRVVTYGQLALLAGHPRAARQVGWIAHAGGPQLPWQRVVNRAGGLASGYDGGRAGHQRALQRDGVRVRADLTVDLRRYQWWPNPRTSARLRLPDEVRAIVVSRSGGAAGQSTGPGGAPPGPRPPARTLYRAPRDVS; translated from the coding sequence ATGCCGTACCCCATCGATCCGGACGAACGCATCACGCGGCCGGCGCATCGCGCGCAACGGATCAAGCGCAGGCTCGACGCGGCGCCGAGCAGTCGGGGACGCACGGCGGGGTTTCGGGAGCGGGTGTGGGAGATTCTACGATGCGTGCCGCGCGGACGGGTCGTCACGTACGGGCAACTCGCCCTGCTCGCCGGGCACCCGCGGGCGGCCCGTCAGGTCGGCTGGATCGCTCACGCCGGCGGCCCGCAGCTCCCGTGGCAACGCGTCGTGAACCGCGCGGGCGGCCTCGCCTCCGGCTATGACGGCGGGCGCGCGGGGCATCAGCGGGCGTTGCAGCGGGACGGCGTGCGCGTCCGGGCCGACCTCACCGTCGATCTCCGACGCTACCAGTGGTGGCCGAACCCCCGCACGTCCGCGCGCCTGCGCCTGCCGGACGAGGTGCGGGCGATCGTCGTGTCTCGAAGCGGCGGAGCGGCGGGACAATCGACGGGCCCCGGTGGCGCGCCACCGGGGCCCAGGCCGCCTGCGCGGACGCTCTACCGGGCGCCGCGCGACGTCTCGTAG